In Dehalogenimonas etheniformans, one genomic interval encodes:
- a CDS encoding R3H domain-containing nucleic acid-binding protein has product MPNLITDDLEALLDTLPVEIRRPLSLQPDLSQLVEVIMDLGRVPEGRFAEREVVLRTEEVTEGDLEYVIARVSAFGADNRAGIERTLHRISAIRNRKGKVIGLTCRVGRAVFGTIKIIEDLIESGKSVLLLGRPGVGKTTMLREVARVLADDLKKRVVIVDTSNEIAGDGDIPHPAIGRARRMQVAVPDMQHAVMIEAVENHMPEVIVIDEIGTELEALAARTIAERGVQLVGTAHGNTLDNLMQNPTLSDLIGGIQAVTLGDEEARRRGTQKTVLERKAPPTFDIIVEIQERDMVAVHCDTAEAVDAILRGNELETEIRSVGPDGEVKTTHAAPEAEQSEGRRKAVAQTAVETPRLYLFGINRSRLEQVAEEMHVKLNITEKLGEAGMLVTSRNYFRRRPQRIRDAEAHNLPVYVLKSHTPAQFRQFLGMLSRHEPEQAEESGALNRALFEAEEAVHRVKSGSERVDLSPQSAYIRRLQHLVAERANLKSDSQGNEPNRRVSIFKEQ; this is encoded by the coding sequence TTGCCGAACCTCATAACCGACGACCTGGAAGCGCTCCTGGATACCCTCCCCGTTGAAATCCGCCGCCCTCTAAGTCTGCAACCCGACCTCAGTCAACTAGTAGAAGTCATAATGGACCTCGGACGTGTCCCCGAGGGGCGTTTTGCCGAACGGGAGGTGGTACTGAGAACTGAGGAAGTTACAGAGGGCGACCTGGAATACGTTATCGCCAGGGTCAGCGCCTTCGGGGCTGATAATCGGGCTGGGATTGAGAGAACGCTTCACCGGATTTCGGCGATAAGGAACCGAAAAGGAAAAGTCATTGGCCTGACATGCCGGGTTGGCCGTGCAGTGTTCGGGACGATCAAGATCATCGAAGACCTTATTGAATCCGGCAAGAGTGTGCTGCTTTTAGGGAGGCCAGGCGTCGGGAAGACGACCATGCTGCGCGAGGTAGCCAGGGTGTTGGCCGACGATCTGAAAAAGCGCGTTGTCATCGTCGACACCTCAAATGAAATTGCTGGGGATGGAGATATACCCCACCCGGCCATCGGGCGGGCGCGGCGAATGCAGGTGGCGGTGCCCGATATGCAGCACGCCGTGATGATCGAGGCGGTGGAAAACCACATGCCCGAGGTCATCGTCATCGATGAGATCGGTACCGAACTTGAGGCATTGGCGGCGCGGACTATCGCCGAGCGAGGCGTTCAACTGGTCGGCACCGCTCATGGCAACACGCTGGATAACCTGATGCAGAATCCGACACTTTCGGACCTAATCGGCGGTATTCAGGCGGTTACGCTGGGTGACGAGGAAGCCAGGCGAAGGGGCACCCAAAAAACGGTACTGGAACGAAAGGCTCCGCCGACTTTTGATATCATCGTCGAGATCCAGGAACGCGATATGGTGGCGGTGCATTGTGACACCGCAGAGGCTGTGGACGCCATTTTACGTGGCAATGAGCTTGAAACGGAGATTCGGTCGGTAGGTCCGGACGGGGAGGTCAAAACAACCCACGCCGCGCCTGAGGCCGAGCAGTCGGAAGGGCGTCGGAAAGCTGTAGCGCAAACAGCGGTGGAAACTCCGCGACTTTATCTGTTCGGGATCAACCGCTCCCGCCTGGAACAGGTGGCTGAAGAAATGCACGTAAAACTTAACATCACTGAAAAATTAGGGGAAGCCGGCATGCTGGTGACATCCCGGAATTACTTCCGGCGGCGTCCTCAACGAATCCGGGATGCTGAAGCTCACAATCTCCCGGTGTACGTTCTCAAAAGCCATACCCCGGCGCAATTCCGGCAATTCCTGGGTATGTTATCCCGGCATGAACCGGAGCAAGCCGAAGAATCCGGCGCTCTAAATCGGGCGCTGTTTGAAGCGGAGGAAGCGGTACATCGGGTGAAAAGCGGCAGCGAGCGGGTGGACCTGTCGCCCCAAAGCGCCTATATCCGTCGGCTGCAGCACCTGGTGGCAGAACGGGCCAACCTGAAATCCGATAGCCAGGGCAACGAACCCAACCGCCGTGTCAGCATCTTCAAGGAGCAATGA
- the thiC gene encoding phosphomethylpyrimidine synthase ThiC: MTTQLQLARKGIITPQMLSVASAENVSPEIIREGLADGYIVIPANINHQNLKPSGIGRGLRTKVNANIGTSSDCVDLENELVKLRVAQEFGADAVMDLSTGGDLVAIRQAILQKCFVALGTVPIYDAGATARMTSGSIVELTSDDLFRAIENHAREGVDFVTVHCGVTRSVIARLKEQGRITDIVSRGGALLAGWMAYHGRENPLYEEYDRLLEIAAEYDVTLSLGDGLRPGCLADATDRAQVEELLTLGELVDRARAGGVQVMVEGPGHVPLNRIQTNIELQKSVCRNAPFYVLGPLVTDIAPGYDHITSAIGGALAAMYGADFLCYVTPAEHLSLPDAEDVKQGVIASRIAAHSADIAKGIKGSSEWDLKMARARKDLDWEAQAELSIDPELSKRRHGAHHTAGSACTMCGEFCAMELASKYLGTTIGPCS; the protein is encoded by the coding sequence ATGACAACACAACTGCAACTAGCCCGAAAGGGTATCATTACTCCACAGATGCTTTCGGTAGCCTCCGCCGAAAATGTTTCACCGGAGATCATCCGTGAAGGCCTTGCCGATGGATATATTGTTATTCCGGCGAATATCAACCATCAGAACCTGAAGCCGAGCGGCATCGGCCGGGGGTTGCGTACCAAGGTGAACGCTAATATCGGCACTTCTTCGGACTGCGTTGATCTTGAAAACGAGTTGGTAAAACTCAGAGTAGCTCAAGAGTTTGGCGCCGATGCAGTCATGGACCTTTCCACCGGCGGCGATCTGGTTGCGATCAGGCAAGCGATTCTTCAGAAATGTTTTGTTGCCCTAGGGACAGTTCCTATTTACGATGCCGGAGCTACGGCCAGGATGACTAGCGGCTCCATCGTCGAACTGACTTCCGATGATTTATTTCGTGCAATCGAGAATCACGCCCGTGAAGGAGTTGATTTCGTTACCGTCCACTGCGGCGTAACCCGCAGTGTGATAGCCCGTTTGAAGGAGCAGGGCAGGATAACCGATATAGTATCACGCGGGGGTGCGCTGCTTGCCGGTTGGATGGCTTACCATGGGCGGGAAAACCCTCTTTATGAAGAATATGATCGGCTGCTGGAAATCGCCGCCGAATACGATGTCACCCTTAGTCTCGGTGATGGACTGCGACCCGGCTGCCTGGCCGACGCTACCGACCGCGCCCAGGTCGAAGAACTACTGACCTTAGGAGAACTTGTCGACCGGGCACGAGCCGGGGGTGTGCAGGTGATGGTAGAGGGGCCGGGGCATGTACCTCTGAACCGCATTCAGACCAACATTGAGTTGCAGAAATCGGTGTGCCGTAATGCCCCGTTCTATGTTTTAGGCCCGCTGGTTACCGATATCGCACCGGGGTACGACCATATCACTTCCGCCATCGGCGGAGCCTTGGCCGCGATGTATGGCGCAGATTTTCTTTGCTATGTGACGCCCGCGGAACACCTGTCACTTCCAGATGCAGAGGACGTCAAGCAAGGAGTAATTGCCTCTCGTATCGCCGCTCACTCCGCTGACATTGCAAAAGGTATCAAAGGATCCTCCGAATGGGACCTGAAGATGGCGCGCGCCCGCAAGGACCTCGATTGGGAAGCCCAGGCTGAACTTTCCATAGACCCTGAGTTATCCAAACGGCGTCATGGGGCTCACCACACCGCTGGTTCAGCCTGCACCATGTGCGGTGAATTCTGTGCCATGGAGTTGGCGTCCAAATATCTCGGCACGACCATCGGACCGTGCTCGTGA
- a CDS encoding transcription elongation factor GreA, with the protein MTLNETQPPSNLTDAAVAYLGTLSAAKREAVTPGVMNFVRWYGGGNRIENLSPPKLGEYAEGQPSGGDGAERIKAVREFLSFAAKKGWTELNFGVHLKAKKPPLRLKAAATMKLPEVERLVLTPEKQAEMHHELSGLKERRFQVIEDIKRAAADKDLKENAPYHAAREEKAKIDGKIKELEILLKNAVISEQKECPVGTTVELGRKVTLRDLKTGVITVYTLVTTREVNPKTGRISPASPIGKAVLGRSSGEIVEVVAPICLTRYAIDCVE; encoded by the coding sequence ATGACCCTTAACGAAACTCAACCACCATCAAATTTAACTGATGCCGCCGTTGCGTATTTGGGAACTCTTTCCGCAGCTAAACGCGAAGCTGTGACTCCGGGGGTCATGAATTTTGTGCGCTGGTACGGCGGTGGGAACAGGATTGAAAACCTTTCTCCGCCAAAACTCGGCGAATACGCCGAGGGTCAACCTTCGGGTGGAGACGGTGCTGAAAGAATTAAAGCTGTGCGGGAGTTTCTGAGTTTTGCCGCCAAAAAGGGATGGACTGAGCTTAACTTCGGTGTCCATCTGAAAGCAAAAAAACCCCCCTTGCGATTAAAGGCGGCCGCGACAATGAAATTGCCGGAAGTCGAAAGGCTGGTGTTAACACCCGAGAAACAAGCAGAGATGCACCATGAACTTTCGGGACTTAAGGAACGGCGTTTTCAGGTGATCGAAGATATCAAGAGGGCAGCAGCCGATAAGGACTTGAAAGAAAACGCCCCCTACCACGCCGCCCGCGAAGAAAAGGCCAAAATTGATGGCAAGATCAAAGAATTAGAAATACTTCTCAAGAACGCGGTGATCAGTGAACAGAAAGAGTGTCCGGTCGGCACCACCGTCGAATTAGGGCGGAAGGTCACCTTGCGGGACCTTAAAACCGGCGTGATTACAGTCTATACTCTGGTTACCACCAGGGAAGTGAACCCTAAAACCGGCCGGATCTCCCCGGCTTCACCGATCGGTAAAGCCGTATTGGGACGCTCATCTGGAGAAATCGTTGAGGTCGTAGCTCCTATTTGCTTGACCCGGTATGCCATCGACTGTGTAGAATGA
- a CDS encoding YraN family protein, translating to MKRQQTGKLAEIIAREYLEKEGFGIKATNWRCRESEIDIIAEHSGETVFVEVRAKSSHEFGTPAESVTRRKQEKLIAAAERYMAESADPFGTWRIDFIGIDFTPSGPRLEHIPNAIDAIE from the coding sequence TTGAAAAGACAGCAGACGGGTAAATTGGCTGAAATCATCGCCCGGGAGTACCTAGAAAAAGAAGGCTTCGGAATCAAGGCTACGAACTGGCGCTGCAGGGAATCCGAGATCGATATCATCGCTGAGCACAGCGGAGAAACTGTCTTCGTTGAAGTCAGGGCAAAATCATCGCATGAATTTGGAACGCCTGCAGAATCAGTTACCAGACGCAAACAGGAGAAACTGATCGCCGCCGCCGAACGTTATATGGCAGAATCGGCGGATCCATTCGGAACTTGGCGCATCGACTTCATAGGAATTGATTTCACTCCCTCGGGACCCCGTTTAGAACATATTCCCAACGCAATCGATGCCATCGAGTAA
- a CDS encoding PrsW family intramembrane metalloprotease produces MINAVKSLFRNPKKLFLLFLAISLAAYLVWNQTDNRISAAVLILVGTCTVPIPVMVFLFNRLDYRGGVSARDLANVFMVGGAIGLIIAGFLEYSFRITKTLGGDLSVGIIEESAKIVFPLILFYQWRFKKLSDGILIGAASGMGFAVLETIGKGLIVLADGGNVGYTMLTRGFFTPFGHPAWTALICVFIWMQKANGKLNAAQMIGIFVLAAVLHGIWDAANQLDIPDIATAGLLMLISIFTMSVLFLQFEKAERENNGA; encoded by the coding sequence GTGATCAACGCCGTTAAAAGCCTGTTCCGAAATCCCAAGAAGCTGTTTTTACTGTTCCTGGCAATTTCCCTGGCCGCTTACTTGGTTTGGAATCAGACCGACAATCGGATTTCGGCGGCAGTGCTTATTCTCGTTGGAACCTGCACCGTTCCCATTCCGGTCATGGTGTTTTTGTTCAACCGTCTGGATTACCGAGGGGGCGTTTCAGCCAGGGATCTGGCTAATGTTTTCATGGTCGGCGGCGCCATCGGCTTGATCATCGCCGGTTTTCTGGAATATAGCTTCCGAATTACCAAGACCCTTGGGGGAGATCTCTCGGTCGGGATCATCGAGGAATCTGCCAAGATTGTTTTCCCGCTAATACTTTTCTATCAATGGCGCTTCAAGAAACTCTCAGACGGCATTTTGATCGGTGCGGCTTCCGGGATGGGTTTTGCGGTGCTCGAAACCATCGGCAAAGGTCTTATCGTGCTCGCCGATGGCGGAAATGTCGGTTACACCATGCTCACCCGCGGTTTTTTCACTCCATTTGGCCATCCAGCATGGACTGCGCTTATCTGTGTTTTCATCTGGATGCAGAAAGCCAACGGCAAACTTAACGCCGCTCAAATGATCGGGATCTTCGTTTTAGCGGCCGTGCTTCACGGTATTTGGGATGCCGCCAACCAGTTGGATATTCCGGACATCGCCACCGCCGGCTTACTCATGCTTATCAGCATTTTCACAATGAGCGTTCTGTTCCTCCAGTTCGAAAAAGCGGAACGGGAGAACAACGGTGCTTGA
- the rsmG gene encoding 16S rRNA (guanine(527)-N(7))-methyltransferase RsmG — MILPILNHGARELGIELSDHQFDQFEKYYHLLFEWNKKFNLTAVTDYSEVQRVHFLDSLSLIRAGIVPDGLRIIDVGAGAGFPGLPLKIAFPQLKLTLLEATGKKAVFLSETVAALDLDGVTVLNARAEDAARQPEHREQYELVVSRAVASLDTLGELCLSFCRVGGTFIAYKKGDIGNEVDGALKAIETLGGRLRFIQDIALTDLPDSRKLVVIDKIRHTSPEYPRRSGLPAKKPIS; from the coding sequence ATGATTTTACCCATTTTGAATCATGGCGCAAGGGAACTAGGTATCGAGCTTTCGGACCACCAGTTCGACCAGTTTGAGAAGTATTATCATCTTTTGTTTGAATGGAATAAGAAGTTCAACCTAACGGCAGTTACCGATTATTCAGAAGTGCAGCGAGTTCACTTCTTGGACTCGCTGAGTTTAATCCGGGCGGGAATTGTTCCCGATGGTTTAAGAATTATAGATGTCGGCGCGGGAGCCGGGTTCCCCGGTCTCCCGCTCAAAATAGCCTTTCCCCAACTTAAACTCACCCTTCTTGAGGCAACCGGGAAAAAGGCGGTCTTTCTTTCAGAAACTGTCGCCGCGCTGGATTTAGATGGAGTCACCGTTTTGAACGCGCGGGCTGAAGACGCCGCGCGCCAACCCGAACATCGAGAACAATACGAACTTGTAGTATCTCGAGCCGTTGCATCTCTCGACACACTTGGTGAACTATGTTTATCATTCTGCCGCGTCGGCGGAACTTTCATCGCCTATAAGAAAGGTGACATCGGAAACGAAGTTGATGGAGCCCTTAAAGCAATCGAAACGCTCGGCGGGCGCTTGCGCTTCATCCAGGATATTGCTCTAACCGACCTACCGGACTCCCGGAAGCTGGTGGTTATCGATAAGATCCGTCATACTTCGCCGGAATATCCCAGGCGTAGCGGGTTACCAGCTAAAAAGCCTATCAGCTAA
- the mnmA gene encoding tRNA 2-thiouridine(34) synthase MnmA yields MTVPKVAVAMSGGVDSSVAALLLKEVGYDVIGVTMRLTDSHKSAASAENAASIAAKLGIKHYTADLSQEFQKHVIDYFCEAYQTGQTPNPCIVCNKQIKFGALLKYAESLGAEYLASGHYARIQSGATGYRLYKAVDTKKDQSYFLYRLNQTLLNRIMLPMGELTKNKVRQLALSANLQVPENESQDICFLEEQDYQSFLKGSFPMLPGEIVNEHGEIIGQHSGISRYTIGQRHGLNISGKHPQYVIGIDAARNRITLGAESALLKQSVKIRDLNWISGSWPEDISSLSAKIRYRMPDSPIMSLTVDSQDSAIITFEKPVRAVTPGQSAVIYRCDEVLGGGIIIA; encoded by the coding sequence ATGACCGTGCCCAAGGTCGCGGTCGCTATGAGTGGCGGCGTTGATTCTTCAGTTGCCGCGTTGCTGCTCAAAGAAGTTGGCTATGACGTCATCGGAGTCACGATGCGGCTCACGGATTCGCACAAAAGCGCCGCTTCCGCTGAAAATGCCGCATCTATCGCCGCCAAATTGGGAATAAAGCATTACACCGCCGATCTTTCTCAAGAGTTTCAAAAGCATGTCATCGACTACTTCTGCGAGGCATATCAAACAGGGCAAACGCCGAACCCGTGCATCGTATGCAATAAACAAATCAAATTCGGCGCTCTCTTAAAATATGCGGAATCTCTTGGTGCTGAATATCTGGCCAGCGGCCACTACGCAAGAATCCAGAGCGGGGCAACCGGGTATCGTCTTTACAAAGCCGTTGATACCAAAAAAGACCAATCCTATTTTCTCTACCGCTTAAATCAAACCCTGCTTAACCGGATCATGCTGCCTATGGGAGAGCTTACGAAAAACAAAGTGCGCCAATTGGCTTTAAGCGCAAACCTGCAAGTTCCTGAAAACGAAAGCCAGGATATCTGCTTTCTTGAGGAGCAAGACTACCAATCATTTTTGAAAGGTAGTTTTCCAATGTTGCCTGGCGAGATCGTAAATGAGCATGGTGAAATAATTGGGCAACACTCCGGGATCAGCCGCTACACTATCGGCCAGCGGCACGGTCTGAACATCTCGGGGAAACACCCGCAATACGTCATTGGCATCGATGCTGCAAGAAATCGAATAACACTCGGCGCCGAGAGCGCCCTGTTGAAACAAAGCGTAAAAATCCGGGACCTGAATTGGATTTCCGGTTCGTGGCCGGAAGACATCTCGTCTTTGTCAGCAAAGATAAGATACCGGATGCCCGATTCCCCGATCATGTCACTGACAGTAGATTCCCAGGATTCTGCGATAATTACGTTCGAGAAGCCGGTGAGAGCAGTCACTCCCGGCCAATCAGCCGTAATTTACCGATGCGACGAGGTACTGGGCGGTGGTATAATCATCGCCTGA
- the tmk gene encoding dTMP kinase, with protein MSLFITFEGGEGSGKSTQAAALSERLNASGIETLHTHEPGGTNLGEQITYLLKWSEDERISPLAEVMLFNASRAELVSRIIKPALASGKIVVCDRYVDSTLVYQGYGRGLTVSTVKAINSMATQGLMPDLTFLLDLPVEEGMQRKRGTKADRFEKESTDFHRRIRDGYRALAAAEPSRWVILDAQLHKEDIANIIWNKTLAALELRASKTL; from the coding sequence ATGTCTCTTTTTATCACATTTGAAGGCGGCGAAGGTTCCGGCAAGAGCACCCAGGCTGCGGCTCTATCCGAACGGCTCAACGCTTCCGGCATTGAAACGCTCCATACCCACGAACCCGGCGGCACCAACCTTGGTGAACAGATCACCTACTTGCTCAAATGGAGCGAGGATGAGCGTATCTCTCCCTTGGCTGAAGTCATGCTGTTCAACGCCTCTCGGGCGGAACTGGTGAGCCGGATCATCAAGCCGGCGCTAGCATCAGGGAAGATCGTTGTCTGCGACCGGTATGTGGACTCAACGCTGGTATACCAGGGCTATGGACGAGGTTTAACCGTATCTACCGTGAAAGCGATTAACTCCATGGCTACTCAAGGACTGATGCCTGACCTAACATTTTTGCTCGATCTCCCTGTGGAAGAAGGAATGCAGCGAAAACGCGGTACCAAGGCCGACCGTTTCGAAAAAGAAAGCACGGATTTTCACCGGCGCATCCGTGATGGTTATCGTGCGCTGGCAGCGGCAGAACCTTCACGCTGGGTAATCCTCGACGCACAGTTACACAAAGAAGATATCGCAAACATCATCTGGAATAAAACCCTGGCAGCGTTGGAACTCCGCGCTTCCAAAACGCTATGA
- a CDS encoding ribonuclease HII has protein sequence MAAKMICPTFKEENALYERGITLIAGVDEAGRGALAGPVVAGAVILAKRRRCGWLKDIRDSKMLTVEAREELYGAITSEAVCYGAGIVSHIYIDENGIAPATRLAMKMAIEAMSLKPQALLIDYLTLPSFNLPQKGIIDGDALCVSIACASIIAKVTRDRLMQRLDEEHRGYSLGQHKGYCTPEHVQKLNVLGPSPIHRYTFDPVNSFRSLF, from the coding sequence ATGGCCGCCAAGATGATCTGCCCCACGTTCAAAGAAGAAAACGCGCTTTACGAGCGAGGAATCACGCTAATCGCCGGTGTGGATGAAGCCGGGCGGGGAGCGCTGGCAGGCCCCGTGGTCGCTGGAGCTGTAATACTGGCTAAACGCAGGCGATGCGGCTGGCTTAAGGACATCCGAGACTCAAAAATGCTGACCGTGGAAGCGCGCGAAGAACTCTACGGCGCTATCACTTCCGAGGCTGTCTGTTACGGCGCAGGAATAGTCTCTCATATCTACATCGATGAGAACGGGATTGCACCGGCAACCAGGCTGGCGATGAAAATGGCGATCGAAGCCATGTCTCTTAAACCGCAGGCTCTATTAATAGACTACCTTACTTTACCTTCATTTAACCTTCCTCAGAAAGGCATTATTGACGGCGATGCTTTGTGCGTATCGATAGCCTGCGCCTCGATTATCGCCAAGGTTACCCGCGACCGGCTGATGCAACGTCTCGATGAAGAGCACCGTGGCTACAGCCTGGGGCAGCATAAAGGTTACTGTACCCCGGAACACGTCCAGAAACTGAACGTCCTCGGTCCGTCTCCAATTCACCGATACACTTTTGACCCTGTAAATTCTTTCAGGTCGTTGTTTTGA